A region of the bacterium genome:
ATTCATTCTTCATGACGGTCCTCCATACCTGAGTTCGGATAAAATTCACATAGGTACGGCTCTAAACAAGATTTTAAAGGATATAGTAATCAAATACAAATCACAATCGGGTTTTTATAGCCCTTACGTTCCGGGATATGACGGGCATGGGCTTCCTATAGAAAATGCAGTCGTAAAATCCATAAAAGGCGGCAGAGAAGCTGTAACTTCTACGGAATTAAGGCGCCAATGCAGGGAATTTGCCTACAAAAATCTTAAAGGACAGGAAGAAAACTTTAAAAGATTGGGTGTTTTAGGGAACTGGGAACATCCTTATATAACAATAGATGCCAAATTTGAAGCTGCGCAAATTAAAGTTTTTGGCGAAATGGCTAAAAGAGGATATATATACAAAGGCTTAAAACCAGTTTACTGGTGTGCAAGCTGCGAAACAGCACTTGCAGAGGCAGAAGTGGAATATGCTGACCATACTTCGCACAGTGTGTATGTTAAATTCAAATTTGAGGAAGAAGAAGCCAAAAAGGCTTATACGCAGGCAGGTATTGATTCGGATAAACCTTTATTTGCGGTCATCTGGACAACTACTCCATGGACACTTCCTGCAAACCTCGCTATATCTTTAAATCCAAAACTCGAATATGTATTTGTCAATAAAGACAGTGAAGTTTATGTAATAGCAAAAGAACTTTTAGCGGCTGTTTCACAAAATTTAGGGTGGGACGAAAATTCGGTTGAAATAACAGGTTCTGTAATCGGTGAAAAGCTGGAGCTTCTTAAAGCAAGGCATCCTTTCCTTGACAGGGACAGCTTAATAATCCTCGGAGAACACGTTACAACAGAAGCAGGTACAGGTCTGGTTCATACAGCCCCCGGTCATGGTCTTGAAGATTATGAAGTAGGCAATAAATATAAAATAGGTGTGCTTTCTCCTGTTAATCACAAAGGTATATTCACTTCCGATGCAGGAAAGTTTGAAGGAATGCCTTATTATAAAGCTAATACGGAAATTATAAACGAGCTTAAAGAACTTAACGCTTTATTAAAACATGGAGAAATTTCTCACAGCTATCCGCATTGCTGGAGATGTAAGCACCCTGTAATATACAGAGCAACCGAACAATGGTTTGTAAATGTCGAATCATACAGGGATAAAGCACTTAAAGCTATTGATGAAGTAAACTGGATTCCTGCAAGCGGACATCAGAGAATCTATAAGATGGTGGAGTCCCGTTCTGACTGGTGTATAAGCAGGCAAAGAGCATGGGGCGTTCCAATACCTGTATTTTACTGTGATGATTGCGGCGAATCTATTATTACAGACGAAACCATAAACAATGTTTCAGAAATTTTCGCAAAAGAATCATCAGATGCATGGACAAAATATTCAGCGCAAGAACTGCTTCCTTCAGGATTTAAATGTCCAAAATGCACCAGCAGTAATTTAAGAAAAGAAAATGATATCATGGATGTCTGGTTTGACAGCGGTGTAACTCATTATTCAGTGGTTGATGCAAGAAAAGACGAACTTGGAGAAACACCTGTAGAGCTTTATCTTGAAGGTTCAGACCAACACAGGGGTTGGTTCCAGTCTTCGCTTTTGACCAGCGTGGCTATTAAAGACAGAGCTCCTTATAAATCAGTATTAACACATGGTTTTGTACTTGCTGCCGATGGAAGGAAAATGAGCAAAAGCATGGGCAACGTTGTAGAACCGCAAAAAATCGTCAATAAGTACGGTGCTGATGTTTTAAGACTCTGGACTGCAAGTGTTGATTACACAAACGACGTTAAAATCGGAGAAAATATAATACTTCAGCTTGTTGAGGTCTTTAAAAAAGTCAGAAATACAGCCAGATTTATTCTCGGAAATTTATACGATTTCAATCCTGCCGAAAATTATGTGGAATACGAAAAACTCAATGAAATCGATAAATATGCGCTTCATAAACTTCAAATCCTTATTGAAAACGTAACAGCATCATTTGAAGATTTTGAATTTTATAAATATTATCAGCTTATTCAGAATTTCGTTTCTGTTGATTTAAGCTCTCTTTACTTTGATATTATTAAAGACAGGCTTTATACAGCGGGCTCAGATTCGCTTTCAAGGCGTTCAAGCCAGACAGTGCTTTTTGAAATTCTTCAGGCTCTTGTGAGGTTGCTTGTTCCTGTAACTCCACACCTTGCCGAAGACATCTGGCAGCACATAATTCCTGAACAACGCGGTAATATCGAAAGCGTATTGCTTACTGATTGGGCAAAAGTAAATCAGCAGTTCAAAAATGAAGAAATTATCACCAAATGGGATAAAATAATTGCGCTTAGAGAAATCGTAACCAGAGCTATCGAGCCTGTACGAGCCGAGAAGAAAATCGGAAGTTCTCTTGAATCAGCAGTATTAATAAAAGTAACCAATCCTGAAATTAAAACACTCCTTGAAACTCTGGAAAATGAGCTTGCCGGAGTATTTATAACTTCTCAGGCAACTTTAATCAATGATTCAGAAGCCCCTCAAAATCTTTTAAATCAGCATGAAGAAGATGTCTATAAAATTTATGTAACTTCTGCGGTTGGTGAAAAATGCGACAGATGTTGGAAATTTTCAGAAACACTCTCCAGCGGTATTTGCCCTGCATGTCAGGATGCTATTTCTTAACTCTTATCAGAAAAGAAACTTCTTGTACCCTCCTTTGTTTTCTTTGAAGTTAAAGGGGATAAAAATTGTAAATAAATGTAAAAATTGACTAAAAAAGTGTTATTGTTTAGTCAATTTTTTCTTTCAGGAGGTTTATTTCATTAGAAACGATTGTTTTGAGAAAAAATAATGCAAATAAAAAATTCTTCTTTAATAGCTGTTAAACAAAATCGAGAAAAACAGGCTGATTCAAAAATGCCTTTCAGAACAAGACAAAGCAATCCGATTATTAGTTTTTCTTCCGCCACTTTAAGCAACGAAAAAACATTATCAGCGTTTAAAAAATTTAAAGCTTATTCTTTGAACAGTATTTTAACCGCTCCGTCAAAAATATCTTTTGGCTCAGCAGACGTATCTGCTGAGCTTGAAAATATTAAATCAGGTTGTAATTTTAATAAAGATAAAAATACTCTTGAATTTGGACTTCTTTCCAAAAATGCAGGACATATTGAACTCTATATATACAAAAAAGCTTACGGGAAAGAAAATGATTATAAAGAAGTAGCAAAAATTCAGATGAAAAATCTGAATAATAAATGGGGAGCCTCAGTAAAGAATGATTGTCTTCAAGAAAATGGTATAGATATAAATAAAGATGCTGTATATTACGGCTATAGAGTGTGGGGAAAAAAGGGTTCAAATTGGGAATATGATAAAAATTGGATTCCCGGAGCTGATACCGGTTTTAAATCTCATGTAGACGATAAAGGAAATCGTTTTAATCCCAATAAGCTTTTAACTGATCCGGAAGCCACAGAAATAAGCCATGATCCTGTAACTGTAGGAATTAATGAAGACGGTTCAAAATACAAAACAGGAATAAATGCTTATAAAATAGATACAGCAACTTTTGCACCTAAATCAATATTTATAATGCCAAAAGAAGAAAATTCATTAGAGCTTGCCCAAAGACCTTCACGTCCTTTATCAAGCGATGTCATTTATGAAACACATTTAAAAGGCTTAACAGCAGGTCATACAAAAGAAACTCTTGTAAATCTTTATAATTCTTTCATTCCTGAATATAAAAATAAACCGGAAGAGCAGCAAATTAAAGATATGATAGCAAAAATCCAGTCTCCTCCTGAAAAAGGCGGTTGGGATAAAAAATATGCGGGAACTTATAAAGGTGCCGGATTTATGGCTTTCTACCTTAAACTTTTAGGCACTACCGAGGTTGAATTTTTACCTTTTCAGGAATTTCAAAATTCTGAAAAAGATAACTTTTGGAAAAACTACTGGGGATACATGACACTTTCTTATAAAGCTCCTGAAAGAAATTACGCTTATGACAAAACTCCGGGCGGACCTACACGGGAAGTTAAAGAGATGGTAAATGAATTTCATAAACAAGACTTAAAAGTATGTATGGATGTTGTCTATAATCATACCGCAGAAAGTGAAAGCGATATTGCCAGAACCAAAAATTCTGTTGATGAACGGCAATTATTCAATTTAAGAGGGATTGATAATACTTCTTACTATCAAACAACTCCCGACAAAAAACAATATTTTGATACCAACGGTTGTGGTGCAAACCTCAATGCAGCTAATCCTATAGCTCAACAATTAGTTATTGACTCTCTGAAATACTGGAAAGATCAGATTAAAGTTGATAGTTTCAGGTTTGATCTTGCTACTATTTTAGGCAATACGAGAGCTGACGATTCAAAAGGCGGAAAATACGGATTTTATTTTGACCCTAAACACAAAGATAGTCTTCTGCATAAAATTGAAACACAGGTAGGAGTCAGATCTGAAGAAAATATTCAGGGTGTTGATTTTATAGCAGAGCCATGGGGTTTTGGAGAACAGAGAGCCGAAAACAAGGAAAATACTTTTCAGGTCGGAAACTTTTCACCTAATTATGCTGAATGGAATGGTCTGGTTCGCGATGATTTGAGAAAATCTATTAACAAACCTGAAGAGGTATCGTTGTTGAATTTAATAAAAACCTTTGCGGGTTCCTCGGAAACATTTAAATATAATAAACCAAGAAGCGTTAATTTTATTGACTGTCATGACGGGTATACAATGCATGATCTTTTTGCCTATAACAATAAAAGGACGATAGAACAATGCTCTGAAGGCGGAAATGATTATAATATTTCTTGGGATCAAGGAGGAGATGTAAATCATAGAAAGCAGGCTATAAGAACAGCGCAGGTATTGCTTTCTATTTCTGCGGGGACTCCGATGATTCAGGGTGGAGATGAAAGATATAGAACCACTCTGGGTAATAACAATGCTTGGAATCTTGACAGTTCTCTTAATTACATAGACTGGGGAAATCCTGCTCATCAAGCTGACATTAATAAATTAAGAAAAGCCGGCAAATTAAAATATACGGATTTTCTTGAAAACAGAGATGAAGATAAAACATATCAAATGAACGAACAAGAAAAACAGGAATTAACTAGATTTACAAGCAGGTTATTTAATTTCAGGAAAAATCATCCTGCTTTAAGGCCGGCAATATATTATACAGAAAAAGACCTTAACGGTAAAAACGGTAAAAATATAAACTGGCTTGACGGAGATGCAAAAGAAATAAATGGAGCAGATACTTACGGAAAAGAATACTTAAATAGTCCTAATAATGCAGTCATTGCCTATAAAGTAGATTCAACAGAATTTAAAGATCCTGTTACTTTAAAAACAGATCCTGCTACTTCTATATATGTCGCATATAATAAAGGATTTGGTGCTTTTAATCTAACATTGCCAGAACATCAACTTCCAAACAAACAATGGTTTCTTGTAGCAGACACTTCCTCCAATCCTAATAAATTACTCGAAAATGAAAATATAAAAAAAGAAGGGGAAGAGGTTGCTGTAAAAGGTAATAAAATCACTTGCGATGCAAGAAGCGCACTTATATTTATCGAAAAGGATAAAGTAAATTAAATCTGTCAGAAAACATTTTTAGCTATTTAAAATTTCTTGACAATTATTCTTGATTTGTCATATTAATCTAAGGAAGAACAATATATTATGGGCAATTGGCGCAGCTGGTAGCGCACTTGATCGACATTCAAGGGGTCGTGGGTTCAAGTCCCTCATTGCCCAATCTTTTATTAACAAGGCTTTCGGCTTTTAGGCAGAAGGCTTTTTTAGTACAAAAAATAGAGAAATTCACCAAATATTCACTAAATCTTTTTTATAACTCATTTATTATAGATTTGCATTTTTGATAAATACTCGGCATCAAATGACCGTAGGTGTCTAACGTTATTTTAATTGAAGCATGTCCTATTTGCTGTTGAATATATTTATAATCAACTTCTTTTGCTATCAATAATGATACATAAGTATGTCTTAAATCGTGCCATCTGATTTTAGGTATTTCAGCAAAATTTAAGCAATAATTAAAATATCTATTTATCATATTTTTTGAATCTTGATAGTTACCTAATTTATTAGGGAATACCAATCTATAATGACTTTTAGGGCATTTATCTCTCCACTCAGTTAAAACATCAACTAAACCTTGTGAAATATCTATTGTTCTTGCTGATGTTTTTGTTTTAGGAGTCCCAATAGTTCCTCTATAAAGATTTTCTTTTATTAGAAGTTTTTTATTAGCTAAATCAATACAATCCCATGTTAAAGCAAGCAACTCTCCTTGCCTGCAACCTGTATACGTAGCGGTATAAATTAAAGGATAAAAATTAGGAAAGTTTTCTTTTGCAGTAGCTAATATTGTTTTTATCTGCTCTTCATTCAAAAATCTTTGTTCTGTTATTTCTTCTGATAATTTTTTGATTTTGCTAGCAGGATTATAAAAAATTATGCCGTTATCTACACCATAGTTTAAAACCCTTTTTATTGTTAAAATAGCATGATTAATACTTCTATTTTTAAGCTCTGATTGCTTATGCTGGCTTATAAATTTACTTATGATTTCAGGTGTTATATCCCTTACTTTTATTTCATTAAAATATGGAAGAATATAATATTTTAACTGATTTTCATAATTGTTTATTGTTGATTTTTTCAAATATACTTTGGCATAAAGTTCTATGAAGGAAGCAGCTAAGTCTGTAAACTTGGCTTCTGTATTGGTTAGTTTAATTCCTTTGTCGGCTGTTTCCATTGCTTTAGCTTCTGCTCTTTGAGCTTCTGACTTAGTCTTAAAACCTTGTTTTTGATGTCTTCTTTTATAAACATCGTAAAAGTCATAGCCCCAAGTCTTTGCATCTTTTCTCTTTTTAACAGTCATTTTTAACCCTCCACAACAATTCTAGACTTTTCTATCCAATCAATTATTTCTTGTTCAGAAAACCTTAAAGCCCCTCCTATCTTCATATGAGGGATTTTTTTGTTGTAAACCCACGTATAAATTGTGTTTAAAGATACATTTATTATTTCAGCAATTTCTGCTGGTTTTAGTAATTTGTTCATGTTGTCTCCTTTTTCTAAAATATTTTTATTAATTTTTGAAATAACAATGCCGCATATATCCGTTTAATAGATGTCACCTATTAAACGGATATATTATTTGATATTATTTATGAAACTTAATTGATGATGCTGAATTCGACATTTTTGAATATTCTAATGCGTATAGTATGCTTTCAGATTCTATTGAATTTGTAATATCAAGAATCGTAGAGCTTGCATCTTTATTGCCTTTTCTATTTTTATAATATTTTGTTGTTCTTTCAATAAAATAAGGACTCGCTTTTAAGTCATACGGAAACATTTTTTCATCTATTCTTAAAGAAAAATCAACGTTTGAAGCGTATGTGTTATAAATTTGTAAGCATATTTGAGTATCAATAGTTAAAATGCAGCGTTCCTCAGATTGTTCAATCATAAAATGCTCGTTTTGGTTCAAAATTCTTTTTTGAATTAGAGTTGGGAATGCTATTAAAAATTTATTAACTGAAGTCTGCATTTTTTTGAAAAATGACTTATACCACTCACAATATTCACAAAACAAGGGATCTCTATTGGGTATTTTGTATCCCGAAATCATTTCTAAAATTGCTATTCCTGTTAGAGCTATTGCTGTATTATTTGATTCTCTATCTTTATTCGCCCAAATGCCCGATTTAATAATTTTATTTTCAGCGTCATCTACAAGACGGATAATTTGCTCTAATGGGATTTTAAATACCTCAGCAAGTACTCTTGAAAGCTTTAGATTATTTACAAAACTACTATCAATAGCATTTGTATTAATTCCGTTTTCTGGAAAATATAGAGGTAAAAGTCTATTAAAAACTTTGTCTTTCATTATTGGCATATAGTTTGAAGAATAAATAGCAGAAGTAGAAAAGTACATATTGTTGTATTTTTTACCTGATTCAAGTTTTTTTCTGACTCCGCCTTCACTCATTGCTACAAGATAATTTTCAAATGTATTTGACTGAGATTGAAAATAATCATAATCATTAATACACTGAGGAATCCCGTTATTCTCACTACAACTTAACCCAATCGCATTATCTGTAATATAAATTAATAAGTTGGTTCACCAAATGTTCACCAAAATTTTAAAAAAAAGAAAAGAATATAAGAAAAAATTTATGAATTTATTTATAAATTTATTATGAAATAAGTGTTATAATGACTGAGTTTCAGTGGTATTTTATAAAAGTTTGTATAAAATAAAAAAACTTATCTAAATTGAGTTTGGACTGTCGACATTCAAGGGGTCGTGGGTTCAAGTCCCTCATTGCCCACCATTTCTTTTTATAACAAGGGTTTTCAGTCTTTCCGTAAATTGTATAAATTAGTGTTTTCCGTAATATTTCCGTAATGACAAAATACTAATTCTATGATTTAAGCATTTATAACTTGATTAAAATACTAATAATCATTCAAGGCTTAAGAGATGAGATCGTTTAACGCTCTCATCTCTTAAATTTATGAAGTTCTTAAGCCTGTTAAGAAGCTTTTTTCATATGCTCAGCATGTTTTTTTGCTTCTTTTTTTAAATCTTTGTTTTCTAAATGTTCTTCTTTTTTTATATGTTCATTGCGTTTTTCTGCTTCTTTTTCCATTTCTTTAGCTTTTCTTTTTTCGTCCATTATTTTTCTCCTTTTTGTTAATTTTTATTATGTGCATGAAGGACTAGACTCTTTTGATTAGTCTAATCACCAGAATTATTAAAGCAATAACCAGAATTATATGAATTAAGCCGCCGGCGATATGAAATAAAAAGCCTCCCAGCCAGAATATTATAAGAAGAAGTATGATTAAATCTAATAATCCCATTATTTAAACTCCTGTAGGTTTAATTATTTAAGAGATTTCTCTACCTCTACAGGTGAATTAAATGTACCTTTTTCAACATAATCTAATACATCTTTCAACTTCATTGTTTCACCTTTTTCAATTTCAACCACACAGTTACCGTATCTTCTTACAAGTTGATTTTTTGAGATTGGAAAATCTACGTCTTTCAGACATTCAGCAATTGCTGCAGCACCATAAACATGTTTGGATTTTGGTACACGTTTTCTCATTATATTTCTCCATATTTAATTAATTATCAAATTTAATATTTTTTATAACTAATCATGTTAATCATGATATTGTTTTTTTATGAAAAAGCATTGTTCAAACAGGCAATTTCTGTCAGGAAGGAAAATTTTAAAAGTTAATTAAGAACCACATTATT
Encoded here:
- the ileS gene encoding isoleucine--tRNA ligase; amino-acid sequence: MTEQQKINYKDTLNLPATDFKMKADANVREIDIQKFWEDNKIYEKNLDQRNKTNKFILHDGPPYLSSDKIHIGTALNKILKDIVIKYKSQSGFYSPYVPGYDGHGLPIENAVVKSIKGGREAVTSTELRRQCREFAYKNLKGQEENFKRLGVLGNWEHPYITIDAKFEAAQIKVFGEMAKRGYIYKGLKPVYWCASCETALAEAEVEYADHTSHSVYVKFKFEEEEAKKAYTQAGIDSDKPLFAVIWTTTPWTLPANLAISLNPKLEYVFVNKDSEVYVIAKELLAAVSQNLGWDENSVEITGSVIGEKLELLKARHPFLDRDSLIILGEHVTTEAGTGLVHTAPGHGLEDYEVGNKYKIGVLSPVNHKGIFTSDAGKFEGMPYYKANTEIINELKELNALLKHGEISHSYPHCWRCKHPVIYRATEQWFVNVESYRDKALKAIDEVNWIPASGHQRIYKMVESRSDWCISRQRAWGVPIPVFYCDDCGESIITDETINNVSEIFAKESSDAWTKYSAQELLPSGFKCPKCTSSNLRKENDIMDVWFDSGVTHYSVVDARKDELGETPVELYLEGSDQHRGWFQSSLLTSVAIKDRAPYKSVLTHGFVLAADGRKMSKSMGNVVEPQKIVNKYGADVLRLWTASVDYTNDVKIGENIILQLVEVFKKVRNTARFILGNLYDFNPAENYVEYEKLNEIDKYALHKLQILIENVTASFEDFEFYKYYQLIQNFVSVDLSSLYFDIIKDRLYTAGSDSLSRRSSQTVLFEILQALVRLLVPVTPHLAEDIWQHIIPEQRGNIESVLLTDWAKVNQQFKNEEIITKWDKIIALREIVTRAIEPVRAEKKIGSSLESAVLIKVTNPEIKTLLETLENELAGVFITSQATLINDSEAPQNLLNQHEEDVYKIYVTSAVGEKCDRCWKFSETLSSGICPACQDAIS
- a CDS encoding alpha-amylase family glycosyl hydrolase; amino-acid sequence: MQIKNSSLIAVKQNREKQADSKMPFRTRQSNPIISFSSATLSNEKTLSAFKKFKAYSLNSILTAPSKISFGSADVSAELENIKSGCNFNKDKNTLEFGLLSKNAGHIELYIYKKAYGKENDYKEVAKIQMKNLNNKWGASVKNDCLQENGIDINKDAVYYGYRVWGKKGSNWEYDKNWIPGADTGFKSHVDDKGNRFNPNKLLTDPEATEISHDPVTVGINEDGSKYKTGINAYKIDTATFAPKSIFIMPKEENSLELAQRPSRPLSSDVIYETHLKGLTAGHTKETLVNLYNSFIPEYKNKPEEQQIKDMIAKIQSPPEKGGWDKKYAGTYKGAGFMAFYLKLLGTTEVEFLPFQEFQNSEKDNFWKNYWGYMTLSYKAPERNYAYDKTPGGPTREVKEMVNEFHKQDLKVCMDVVYNHTAESESDIARTKNSVDERQLFNLRGIDNTSYYQTTPDKKQYFDTNGCGANLNAANPIAQQLVIDSLKYWKDQIKVDSFRFDLATILGNTRADDSKGGKYGFYFDPKHKDSLLHKIETQVGVRSEENIQGVDFIAEPWGFGEQRAENKENTFQVGNFSPNYAEWNGLVRDDLRKSINKPEEVSLLNLIKTFAGSSETFKYNKPRSVNFIDCHDGYTMHDLFAYNNKRTIEQCSEGGNDYNISWDQGGDVNHRKQAIRTAQVLLSISAGTPMIQGGDERYRTTLGNNNAWNLDSSLNYIDWGNPAHQADINKLRKAGKLKYTDFLENRDEDKTYQMNEQEKQELTRFTSRLFNFRKNHPALRPAIYYTEKDLNGKNGKNINWLDGDAKEINGADTYGKEYLNSPNNAVIAYKVDSTEFKDPVTLKTDPATSIYVAYNKGFGAFNLTLPEHQLPNKQWFLVADTSSNPNKLLENENIKKEGEEVAVKGNKITCDARSALIFIEKDKVN
- a CDS encoding tyrosine-type recombinase/integrase, with translation MTVKKRKDAKTWGYDFYDVYKRRHQKQGFKTKSEAQRAEAKAMETADKGIKLTNTEAKFTDLAASFIELYAKVYLKKSTINNYENQLKYYILPYFNEIKVRDITPEIISKFISQHKQSELKNRSINHAILTIKRVLNYGVDNGIIFYNPASKIKKLSEEITEQRFLNEEQIKTILATAKENFPNFYPLIYTATYTGCRQGELLALTWDCIDLANKKLLIKENLYRGTIGTPKTKTSARTIDISQGLVDVLTEWRDKCPKSHYRLVFPNKLGNYQDSKNMINRYFNYCLNFAEIPKIRWHDLRHTYVSLLIAKEVDYKYIQQQIGHASIKITLDTYGHLMPSIYQKCKSIINEL
- a CDS encoding helix-turn-helix domain-containing protein, which translates into the protein MNKLLKPAEIAEIINVSLNTIYTWVYNKKIPHMKIGGALRFSEQEIIDWIEKSRIVVEG
- a CDS encoding lmo0937 family membrane protein, with the protein product MGLLDLIILLLIIFWLGGFLFHIAGGLIHIILVIALIILVIRLIKRV
- a CDS encoding DUF2795 domain-containing protein, with product MRKRVPKSKHVYGAAAIAECLKDVDFPISKNQLVRRYGNCVVEIEKGETMKLKDVLDYVEKGTFNSPVEVEKSLK